A genome region from Triticum aestivum cultivar Chinese Spring chromosome 2B, IWGSC CS RefSeq v2.1, whole genome shotgun sequence includes the following:
- the LOC123039734 gene encoding tryptamine benzoyltransferase 1-like translates to MVTTYRLHGNSLECYRAQKSTSHKLVKHRTDIQGGRLRARACSQMSSQYGKAPFLNRSVTAVPRTVPTPVFDHRSTEFKGEGGRSYPVVPDSMTKIKNVTVCFTAEFIAELKARVGIRSSTFQCLLAHAWNKITAARGLKPEQFTQVRVAVNCRARASPPVPPDFFGNMVLWAFPRLRARDVLGWTYRGVVEAIRDAVARVDAEYIQSFVDFGSVADANGEELAATSAVNGTMFCPDLEVDSSLGFRFNQIDLGTGSPSAFVTPDLPNEGLMIFLPSCTARGGVDLIMAIPEDHDTATIYSLDERANPKM, encoded by the coding sequence ATGGTTACAACATACAGGTTGCACGGCAACAGCCTAGAATGTTACAGAGCACAAAAGAGTACCTCTCACAAGCTAGTTAAGCATAGGACAGACATTCAGGGTGGTCGCCTTAGAGCAAGGGCATGCAGCCAGATGTCCTCGCAGTACGGCAAGGCCCCTTTCCTCAACCGCTCCGTGACCGCCGTGCCTCGGACTGTGCCGACACCGGTGTTCGACCACAGGTCCACCGAGTTCAAGGGAGAAGGCGGCAGGTCGTACCCCGTTGTCCCGGATTCCATGACCAAGATCAAGAACGTCACTGTGTGCTTTACGGCCGAGTTCATCGCCGAGCTCAAGGCCCGCGTGGGAATCCGCTCTAGCACGTTCCAGTGCCTGCTCGCGCATGCGTGGAATAAGATCACGGCGGCGCGCGGCCTGAAGCCCGAGCAGTTCACGCAGGTGAGGGTGGCCGTGAACTGCCGGGCGAGGGCCAGCCCTCCGGTGCCGCCGGACTTCTTTGGGAACATGGTGCTCTGGGCGTTCCCGAGGCTTCGGGCCCGGGACGTCCTGGGCTGGACCTATCGCGGCGTGGTCGAGGCCATCCGCGACGCCGTCGCCCGCGTGGACGCCGAGTACATCCAGTCGTTCGTGGACTTCGGCAGCGTAGCGGACGCCAACGGCGAGGAGCTCGCGGCGACGTCGGCAGTCAATGGCACAATGTTCTGTCCAGACCTGGAGGTGGATAGCAGCCTGGGTTTCAGGTTCAACCAGATTGACCTCGGCACTGGGTCGCCCTCCGCGTTCGTCACCCCGGACCTGCCCAACGAGGGCCTCATGATCTTCTTGCCGTCGTGCACGGCCCGTGGTGGCGTCGACCTCATCATGGCCATCCCAGAGGATCATGATACCGCGACCATCTACTCCTTGGATGAAAGAGCTAATCCAAAGATGTAA